In Sciurus carolinensis chromosome 17, mSciCar1.2, whole genome shotgun sequence, one genomic interval encodes:
- the Rdh8 gene encoding retinol dehydrogenase 8 has product MASTPRTVLISGCSSGIGLELAVQLAQDPRQRYQVVATMRDLRKKEMLEAAAGEALGKTLTVAQLDVCNDESVTQCLDCIQEVDVLVNNAGVGLVGPLEGLSMDAMQNVFDTNFFGAIRLVKAVLPGMKKRRQGHIVVVSSVMGLQGVMFNDVYSASKFALEGFFESLAIQLLQFNIFISLVEPGPVVTDFEGKLMAQVSAAEFPGTDPETLAYFRDFYLPGSRELFRSVGQSPKDVAQAIAKVIGSTRPPLRKQTNVRYLPLPALKALDPSGSLYVRTAHSLLFRWPRLLHLGLRCLACGCLPARVWPR; this is encoded by the exons ATGGCCTCCACGCCCAGGACTGTGCTGATTTCAGGCTGTTCATCAGGAATTGGCCTGGAGCTCGCTGTGCAGTTGGCTCAGGACCCCAGACAGCGTTACCAGG TGGTGGCTACCATGAGGGACCTGAGAAAGAAGGAGATGCTGGAggcagctgctggggaggctctgGGAAAGACCCTCACTGTGGCCCAGCTAGACGTGTGCAATGATGAGTCAGTGACCCAGTGTCTCGACTGCATCCAAGAAGTGGACGTGCTGG TGAATAATGCCGGAGTGGGCCTGGTGGGGCCCCTGGAGGGACTCAGCATGGACGCCATGCAGAACGTCTTTGACACCAACTTTTTCGGGGCCATCCGTCTGGTCAAAGCCGTACTTCCAGGAATGAAGAAGAGGCGACAAGGCCATATCGTGGTGGTCAGCAGTGTCATGGGTCTGCAGG GTGTCATGTTCAATGACGTCTATTCAGCCTCCAAGTTTGCCCTGGAGGGATTCTTCGAGAGTCTGGCTATCCAGCTGCTTCAGTTCAACATCTT CATCTCCCTGGTGGAGCCCGGCCCTGTGGTCACTGACTTCGAGGGGAAGCTCATGGCTCAGGTTTCCGCTGCCGAGTTCCCGGGCACCGACCCCGAAACCCTGGCCTACTTCAGGGACTTCTACCTCCCCGGCTCCAGGGAGCTCTTCCGCTCAGTGGGACAGAGCCCAAAGGATGTGGCCCAG GCCATTGCCAAGGTCATCGGCTCGACCAGGCCACCTCTGCGTAAACAAACCAACGTCCGCTACCTCCCGCTGCCGGCGCTCAAAGCCCTGGACCCCTCGGGCAGCCTGTACGTGAGAACTGCCCACAGCCTCCTCTTCCGCTGGCCACGCCTGCTCCACCTTGGCCTCCGTTGCCTGGCCTGCGGCTGCCTCCCAGCCCGGGTGTGGCCTCGATGA